A region of the Magnetococcales bacterium genome:
GNNNNNNNNNNNNNNNNNNNNNNNNNNNNNNNNNNNNNNNNNNNNNNNNNNNNNNNNNNNNNNNNNNNNNNNNNNNNNNNNNNNNNNNNNNNNNNNNNNAATCAAAATCAAAAAATAAGATCAAAATCAAAAAATAAGATCAAAATCAAAAGAAAAACCTTGGGGGGAAAGAATTCCCCCCAATCCCCCCATCTTTTTTTTTAATAGTTTAAAGTCAAAATCAGGATATATTTCAATGTCCGACACCTATGCCATCGATAGCCACAAACTAATCTATCACCCCAAACGCGTAACACAACTACTCGACGCCAAAGGAAATTGGCAAAAAGCCCAGAAAATCTACCCCATCTACATGGAAATATCCCCCATCGGTGCCTGCAACCACCGCTGCAACTTCTGCGCAGTAGACTACCTGGAATACAAATCCAACCGCCTCAAAGAAAACCTCCTAAAACAACGCCTCCACGAAATGGGCACCCTCGGCATAAAAGCCATCATGTACGCCGGAGAAGGCGAACCACTGCTCCACACAGGCATGAACCAAATCATCGAAGAAACCCGAAAAGCCGGAATCAATGCCGCCCTTACCTCCAATTTCACCATCGTACCCAGAAACTTTATCCAAAAATCCCTCCCACACCTCTCCTGGATCAAAATCTCCATCAACGCAGGCACACGAGAAAACTACGCCCACATCCACCAAACCAAACCAGAAGACTTCGACAAAGCACTGGAACACATGGCAGAAGCCTCACACTTTCGCAAAAAACACCACCTCAACTGCACCATCGGCGCACAAGCCCTGCTGCTGCCGGAAAACGCCACCGAAATGGAAACCCTGGCCCGTATCTGCCGTGATGAACTAAAAATCGACTACCTGGTGATCAAACCCTACTCCCAACACCCCTTCAGCCAAACCCGCGTCTACGAAGAAATCAACTACCAACCCTTCATGGACCTGGAAATACCACTGACCACACTCTCCACACCCAACTTCAAAGTGATCTTTCGTAAACAAACCATGGCACGCCTCAATACCCAGGAACGCTACGACCGCTGCCACGCCACCCCACACCTCTGGGCCTACATCATGGCAGATGGCACCGTTTCCGCCTGTAGCGCTTTTTTGGGGGATGAACGCTTCGAATATGGCAATATCTACACAAATACCTTCCAGGAAATCTGGGAAGGGGAAAAACGGCAAAAAGGCTGGGAGTTCATCAACCAGGAACTCGATATCTCCACCTGCCGAACCAACTGCCGCATGGATGCCGTCAACCGTTATCTCCACAAGCTGCAAAGCGACAGCATCCCCCACGTCAATTTTATCTGATAGAGGATCGTGCAATGAATCTGGAGAAACTGCGAGAGGAGCGCCATCGGATTATCCAGATTGCCCGACAATATGGAGCCTGTAACATTCGCTTGTTCGGATCCATCGTCCAGGGTAAGGCCGATGGGGAGAGTGATGTGGATTTTTTGGTGGAAATGGCCCCGGATAGAAGCCTCCTGGAGCGAATCGCCTTGAAACAGGCCTTGGAGGATCTCCTCTCCTGCCAAGTGGATCTGGTCTCAGACAAGAGTCTGCATTGGTATGTCCGGGATAAGATATTGAATGAAGCGGTGCCGCTGTGAAGGATCCTCTTCTTCGTATCGGTATCGATTTCGACAACACCATCGCCTGCTACGATACCCTCTTTGGAGCCATCGCCCAAGAACAGGGCTGGCTGGGACATGACGGTGAAGGAGAGCTTGGTAAAAAAGCCGTGCGCGATCAGGTGCGTGCCCTGGAAGAAGGAGAGGGAAAGTGGCAGTGGCTTCAAGCACAGGTGTATGGCCGCCGCATGGGGGAAGCCATGCCCATGCCCGGTGTGGAACAATTCTTTGGCCGGTGCCGGGAGAAGGGGATCGAAGTGACCATCATCTCCCACAAAACCCGCTTTGCCGCTGCCGATCCCCAAGGCGTGGATCTGCGCCAAGCCGCTCGCGCCTGGATGGAAATCCGAGGCTTTTTTGATCCCGATGGCTTTCACATTCCCCTGAAAAATCTCTACTTCGAATCAACCCGAGCCAACAAGATTCACCGCATTAAAACCGTTTCCCCCAGCCATTTTATCGATGATCTGGAAGAGATTTTCCGGGATCCCGGTTTTCCGGAAGGGGTGGAAAGGTTACTCTTTCATCCCAATAGTAAGGAGATTTCCCAGGGGCCTTACAAGGTCTGCCGTTCCTGGAGGGAGATCGGGGGGATGTTGATTGAAGGAGGCATCGGGAATTGACCTTTGCCCTTGGGAGGGAGAATATAGCCGGGTGGCTTTTTTGAGATTTCAAACGCTTCGATAAGGATTTCAGGATCGAAGCGGTAAACCCTTCTTAAGATGTGTTTTTTGACCTGGGAGACGAAGTCTGACTCTTCAGGCGTTGGAGAGTGAGACGTGTCCAAAATCATCGCTGTGGTGAATCAAAAAGGGGGCGTGGGTAAGACCTCCACCGCTGTCAATCTGGCGGCAGCTCTGGCAGATGCCGGAAAAAAAATCCTGCTCATCGATCTCGACCCCCAGGGGAACGCCACAACCTCTTTCGGTATCAGCAAAACCGGTGAGAGCGTCTATCAGCTCCTGGCCGAAGAGTGTAGCGTACAAGAAGCGGTTCGAATTCCCTATCCCCCCTATCCCCACGTGATCCCAGCCTCATCAGACTTGAGCGCTGCCGAGGTGGAGCTGGTGGGGGAGATCGGGCGGGAGTTTCGCTTGAAAGAGGTGTTGGCGGATCAAGTGCAGGATTATGACGTGGTCCTCATCGACTGCCCCCCCTCCCTGAGCCTTTTGACCATCAACGCCCTGGTCGCCGCTGACGGCCTGCTGGTACCCTTCCAGTGCGAATTTTTGGCCATGGAAGGGATCGCCCAGCTGCAAAAAACCCTCTCCATCATCCGCCAGCGCCTCAATCCCAAGCTGGCTATACTGGGGGTGCTTTTCACCATGTACGATGGCCGCTCCAACCTGGTGAAAAATGTCGCCCAGGAGATCCGGGAATTTTTCCGGGAAGCGGTCTTCACCACCCTCATTCCCCGCAATATCCAGATCAGTGAGGCCCAATCCATGGGTAAGCCGGTGCTCTGGTACGCCAAACGCGCCAAATCCTCCCTGGCCTTTCAGAAGCTGGAAAAAGAGTTTTCCTATCGTTTGGGCGCGACCGATTGGCAGGTGAACAAGCTTTAGGGTCGGTGAAAGGGGGGGCAGAGATTATTTTTTTTCTGATGCCGCCAAAAATTCCCGCCAGGGCTGGTCGTCGATCAACAGCTCCTTCACCACCGCTCCCCCCCTCGGTGTCACCGAAACGATTAAGCTCCCCCGGCTGTTGCGCACCAGACGATCCAGGGGGCGGGCCTCTTCTTCCGGGATGTAGAAGCGTTCCAGTCCCGCTTTAAAACGCCTTTTTTCACAGCGCCCCGGAATGGTCAGGGGACATCTTTCCCGGCTGGGGGCATAGAGATGAAAGGCTCGGGGTTCGATGCAGAGCCAGACGGGGGAGCCGTGTTCGGTCTGGCCGTTGTCAGCTTGGCAGGGGTCTTCGGCCTGATAATCAATGCGATAGATCAGATAGTGGCCGGAGAGCAGATCTCTGGGATCGAAACCCTGGATGGCAAAGGTGACTTCCGTTCCGGTGGTAAAAAGCCGGTGTTTCTGCCAAGCCAGGGCTGAGAGGGCCATAATGGGGATGAGAAGTGCCGTGACGGCCCAGATGCGGGAGCGGTTCATGAGCCCAATCCTTCGAGCTTGCGTTGCCAGATTTTGGTATAGCGCCGCCAAACCTCCAGCAGGCCGATGATTAAAGTGCCCGAAACGATCAATCCAACCCCCGTCGCCGCCAACCCTTCCAAGGCTTCAAAATAGATCCCCAGAAAGCGCAGGCCCATCAGAAAAACCAGCAGGTGAAACCAGGGCCGGTTGTGGGGGGTTGATCCCAGGTGAAGCGCCATAAGCCCCAAAATCGTCAGGGTGAAGAGCACATCCATATAGGGCCATTTGACCCAGAGCAGGCAGGTGGGAAAAAGGGCCATGTAGAGGAGCAGGGCAAGCGCCAGAATACCCCTTTGCAGACGGTTGATATCCCCCCGGATGGTGAGACTCACCAGCAGCAGCCCCCCCAGCAAAAATCCGGGCAGGAGGGTTTCCAGGGTGATGGTTTTTATTTCATTGGCGCCAAAAACATCCACCACCATTATCCCTAGCAGCCCCCCCACCAGGGCATAAAAATGGAAGCCGTTCCGGTAGGCTTTAGCTTTGGGTGTGGACTCCAGAAGCCGGGCCATCAGGGCTGAGGCCAGCGGGGCCGCCAGAAAAAAACCCACCCAGACCGACTCGGGATCCGGATGATTTTCGATCATCGGCAGGGTCATGATCCAGGTAAAGCCCGCCCCCAGAAAAAGCGTGGTCCAGCCAAAGGGAATAAAATCCCGGCGTGATAGCGTAGAGGCGGGGAGGGTGATGAGACACCAGAAGAGCAGCGCCTCTTCCAGCTTGCCGCCGGTGTGGTAGATCTGGCTGATCAGACCGATGGAGGCCATACAGAGCAGCAGAAATCCCACCAGGAGTTTTTCCGGCAGCCAGGGCTTGGTGGGGGATCCGTGGGTCTGGACGATGGCGATGGCCAGAGCGATCAGCAGCAGAAGGTCCGCACCAAGCTTGACGCCGTCCGGGATATCCTGCCAATTGGCCGCCACCAGGGAGATCACCCCGATGCCGATGACGAAGGCCCCCAGGGACATGAAGGCGGTCAGAACCCAGGAGGTGGCAGGGCGGTTCTCTTCATGGCGTTGGATCTGATCGGCTTGCTCCTGGCTGATGAGACCCAGGGCGACCCACTCTTGAAGGCGTTTGACTTGCTTGGACATGGGGGGCTTCCAGTGTGGGCGGTGGTTTGGCCTCCATCTTAATCCACCCATCGGTCCAAGTGCAGCCCTTTTCGTGTTTCGTCAGGAGGTTGTGCATGTTTTTCCCTGATCGGTTTGGTTTGCCCCATCAGCGCTTGCCATTCGAAATGTGAGAGTCTTTGTTTGTTACCAGTATGTTAACATACTTCTCGTTTGTTATCATGATGTTAACGTCTGGCTGTCTGGTGGATACCGAGGGGGGGGAGGTGTGTCATTTCAGGGAAAAATGGTCCAGATTTCGAAAAAAGTGCTCTCTAAAGATGCGGTTATTTGGAAAAAAATGAAATTTCCCCATTAATTCAACCCTTTGAAAAGACTTCGATTTTCTTGCAAAGGGCAGGTTTTGCTTGATTTTTTTGTTTGATATAATTATTCTTGACAGTATACCTGCCAGTGGAGTGGATGGGGGCGCCAGGCCATTGGCAAAAGTAAACGAAAGGTACGATTTTGTGGTAAAATGAGGCTTTCGAAGAGAAAAATCACCTTATAGCGACTTTTTTTTGAACAGGTCTTGTCGTCCGAATGGTCGATCCAACGACCAGGTTGAATCGGACGAACAACAGGTTACCCTGGTTCCGGCTGGAAAGAGCAAGGAAAGTTTAATGCCCTCGAACCAAAATGGTTCCCGAATACTGCGCGGTCAGCAGGGAAACAAGGTCCACATCAAAGTCATTGGTGTGTTCGACCACGAATTGGCCACGCCGTTTCGTGAGGCTATTTCGGGGCGTTCGGGTGATTTTTCCTATACGGTTGATCTCTCCCAAGCCCGGGAGATGCGGGGCTCTGCCATCGGTCTGCTCATGGCCCTGCGGGAGTATTGCCAGGGGGATGCCTCCCGTATTTCGATTCTCTCCGGCTCACCTGATATCGACCGAATCCTGCAAAGATCCCACCTGGGCAAGCTTTTCAAAGTCATTCTTTCCTACCAAAACCTCCCGGGAGTCGGCCATGCCGGGGCGGGAGAGATCCCCGAATCAGCCTGGGAGGAGATGGGCGCTACCCAGGCCCGCTCTTCGGTGCACCTCATGAGTGGGGGAGGCACCGACCTGGAGCAGCAGCTGGAGGCACAACTGCTGGATCTGGACGATGATGAGATGGACGAGGGGGATGATACCGAGTCAAGCCACCCGCCTGAACCGGAACCTTTCCAGGAGCCACGGGTTGATTTTCATCTGGAAATGCCCATCGCCACGGAAGTGAGTGAGGCGGCCAAAGGCATCATGGCTGAGGCTCTGCGCAACATTGCCAACGGTCGACCGGTGGAATATCAGCAGATCAAGGATTGTGCCCATCAAATTTTCGACTGTTTCCAGCGCAATCCCAACACCATCCTGGCCCTCTCCCTGATCAAGGACAAAGACAACCTCACCTTTATGCACTCGGTGAATGTCGCCACCTATCTCATGGCCGCCTGTACCACCATGAATATGGATGAGGAGGCCACCGTCAAGATCGGTATGGGTGGGATGTTGCATGATGTGGGCAAGGCGATGATCCCCAGCCGCATTCTCAACAAAAAAGGCCAGTTGAATGCCCAGGAACGGCGTATGATGGAGCAGCACGTCGAGCTTGGGGTCAATCTATTGGGCAATACCCCTGGTGGTCTCTCTCCGGAAGTGATGATGATCGCCGGGCGGCACCATGAGCGGATTGATGGCTCGGGTTATCCATCCCGGCTCACCCGGGAGGAGATCCCCGACATCTGCCAGATGGCCGCCATCGCCGATGTGTTTGATGCGGTCACCTCCCAACGTCCCTATCACGACCCTCTGCCCAGTCATGTGGCTCTGAAAAAAATGATGGCGTGGTGTAACAACCAATACAGCCCGAGCCTGGTACAAAATTTTGTCAGAGCCATCGGTATCTTTCCGGTGGGGACCACCGTCCAGCTGGTCAACGGTCAGGTGGGGGTGGTGGCGGAAAACAATCCCACGGATTTACTCCATCCCACGGTCCATCTGGTCTACGATGGCCGACAGAAGAGACCCATTTCGGCCAAGCGGGTCAATCTGGCCGAAAAAAGAGAGGTGGCCAGCCTGCGCATCAAACGCCCCCTCAAAGCTCCCCCCAGAGCCTTCGATCCCATGAAAGCCCTGGCTGCCTGGGGTGGGGCTTGATCGGCCTACCACCTCGGTACTCCCCCTGCCACTGCCACACATAACTTCTGACACGCCCGCCTCACCCCTGCCGCAAACCAGCAAGGATAACCGTCCGCAACAGGCTAAATGGTGACGGAAACGCGGTCGCTCCGTCACCGTTTAGCCTTTACTGAAAGCGATGGCCTGACCGTCTCTGGAGCCTTCGCAGAAGTGTTGAGGAAATGACTCTCTCTATCCCCAGGCCACCCTGTATCTCCAGAATCCGTTATTATTTTAGCCTGCTATCCGGGGAGTGACGGCGCGGTCGTGGTGGCGTGGTGGGTTAAAAAATACAGCTCTTGGCAAAATCCTTGGCTTCGTTGGCGGTCCACTCCCCTTTTGGTTTTTTCTGTAGCGCTTCACACCACTCTTTGCTGCCCACTTTGGGTGCAC
Encoded here:
- a CDS encoding radical SAM protein, whose translation is MSDTYAIDSHKLIYHPKRVTQLLDAKGNWQKAQKIYPIYMEISPIGACNHRCNFCAVDYLEYKSNRLKENLLKQRLHEMGTLGIKAIMYAGEGEPLLHTGMNQIIEETRKAGINAALTSNFTIVPRNFIQKSLPHLSWIKISINAGTRENYAHIHQTKPEDFDKALEHMAEASHFRKKHHLNCTIGAQALLLPENATEMETLARICRDELKIDYLVIKPYSQHPFSQTRVYEEINYQPFMDLEIPLTTLSTPNFKVIFRKQTMARLNTQERYDRCHATPHLWAYIMADGTVSACSAFLGDERFEYGNIYTNTFQEIWEGEKRQKGWEFINQELDISTCRTNCRMDAVNRYLHKLQSDSIPHVNFI
- a CDS encoding nucleotidyltransferase family protein, coding for MNLEKLREERHRIIQIARQYGACNIRLFGSIVQGKADGESDVDFLVEMAPDRSLLERIALKQALEDLLSCQVDLVSDKSLHWYVRDKILNEAVPL
- a CDS encoding ParA family protein; this encodes MSKIIAVVNQKGGVGKTSTAVNLAAALADAGKKILLIDLDPQGNATTSFGISKTGESVYQLLAEECSVQEAVRIPYPPYPHVIPASSDLSAAEVELVGEIGREFRLKEVLADQVQDYDVVLIDCPPSLSLLTINALVAADGLLVPFQCEFLAMEGIAQLQKTLSIIRQRLNPKLAILGVLFTMYDGRSNLVKNVAQEIREFFREAVFTTLIPRNIQISEAQSMGKPVLWYAKRAKSSLAFQKLEKEFSYRLGATDWQVNKL
- a CDS encoding GDYXXLXY domain-containing protein, with amino-acid sequence MNRSRIWAVTALLIPIMALSALAWQKHRLFTTGTEVTFAIQGFDPRDLLSGHYLIYRIDYQAEDPCQADNGQTEHGSPVWLCIEPRAFHLYAPSRERCPLTIPGRCEKRRFKAGLERFYIPEEEARPLDRLVRNSRGSLIVSVTPRGGAVVKELLIDDQPWREFLAASEKK
- a CDS encoding DUF2157 domain-containing protein; this encodes MSKQVKRLQEWVALGLISQEQADQIQRHEENRPATSWVLTAFMSLGAFVIGIGVISLVAANWQDIPDGVKLGADLLLLIALAIAIVQTHGSPTKPWLPEKLLVGFLLLCMASIGLISQIYHTGGKLEEALLFWCLITLPASTLSRRDFIPFGWTTLFLGAGFTWIMTLPMIENHPDPESVWVGFFLAAPLASALMARLLESTPKAKAYRNGFHFYALVGGLLGIMVVDVFGANEIKTITLETLLPGFLLGGLLLVSLTIRGDINRLQRGILALALLLYMALFPTCLLWVKWPYMDVLFTLTILGLMALHLGSTPHNRPWFHLLVFLMGLRFLGIYFEALEGLAATGVGLIVSGTLIIGLLEVWRRYTKIWQRKLEGLGS
- a CDS encoding HD domain-containing protein; translated protein: MPSNQNGSRILRGQQGNKVHIKVIGVFDHELATPFREAISGRSGDFSYTVDLSQAREMRGSAIGLLMALREYCQGDASRISILSGSPDIDRILQRSHLGKLFKVILSYQNLPGVGHAGAGEIPESAWEEMGATQARSSVHLMSGGGTDLEQQLEAQLLDLDDDEMDEGDDTESSHPPEPEPFQEPRVDFHLEMPIATEVSEAAKGIMAEALRNIANGRPVEYQQIKDCAHQIFDCFQRNPNTILALSLIKDKDNLTFMHSVNVATYLMAACTTMNMDEEATVKIGMGGMLHDVGKAMIPSRILNKKGQLNAQERRMMEQHVELGVNLLGNTPGGLSPEVMMIAGRHHERIDGSGYPSRLTREEIPDICQMAAIADVFDAVTSQRPYHDPLPSHVALKKMMAWCNNQYSPSLVQNFVRAIGIFPVGTTVQLVNGQVGVVAENNPTDLLHPTVHLVYDGRQKRPISAKRVNLAEKREVASLRIKRPLKAPPRAFDPMKALAAWGGA
- a CDS encoding DUF3012 domain-containing protein, coding for MNLKFFKSLGVLAIVLGLVSGCAPKVGSKEWCEALQKKPKGEWTANEAKDFAKSCIF